The proteins below are encoded in one region of Sphaerodactylus townsendi isolate TG3544 linkage group LG06, MPM_Stown_v2.3, whole genome shotgun sequence:
- the LOC125434640 gene encoding olfactory receptor 5V1-like: MGNRNQTQVVEFVFLGFSGILYGHTYLAFAFLAIYLATVLGNLMIFSMIQLKSSLHTPMYYFLSHLSCLDICLSSVIVPKIVVNFLQQRQAISYNQCMAQMFFLISFSGVEAALLGVMAYDRYAAICKPLHYSHLINTKVCTVLAFATWVWGFLNSALHTALSTRLDFCGVNQIDHIFCDLPPLMKMACNDVHINELTLHILGIFVGGGPFLSIIFSYIFILSSILNIRSTTGKRKAFSTCASHLTVVFIYYGNGTLNYQRPSAGYSLATGTLLSIMFCVITPMLNPIIYSLRNKEVKEALKKATEIWRPSGHHRSLC; this comes from the coding sequence ATGGGAAACAGGAATCAGACGCAGGTGGTGGAATTTGTCTTCCTCGGTTTCTCTGGCATTCTGTATGGTCACACGTATCTTGCCTTTGCATTCTTGGCCATCTACTTGGCCACTGTACTGGGGAACCTCATGATATTTAGTATGATTCAACTGAAATCCAGCCTCCATACCCCCATGTATTATTTCCtcagccacctctcctgcttAGATATTTGCCTTTCCTCAGTCATTGTCCCTAAGATCGTGGTGAACTTCTTGCAGCAGCGACAGGCTATCTCCTACAACCAGTGCATGGCCCAGATGTTCTTCCTGATCTCCTTCTCAGGGGTGGAGGCTGCACTGCTGGGTGTCATGGCCTACGACCGCTATGCCGCCATCTGTAAACCTCTGCATTACTCCCACCTCATAAACACCAAGGTGTGCACCGTACTGGCCTTTGCCACTTGGGTCTGGGGTTTCTTAAACTCTGCTCTACACACGGCACTCAGCACCAGGTTGGACTTTTGTGGAGTCAACCAGATTGATCACATCTTCTGTGATCTCCCTCCACTGATGAAAATGGCTTGCAATGATGTACACATCAATGAACTGACACTCCATATATTGGGGATTTTTGTGGGTGGAGGGCCCTTCCTGTCCATCATTTTCTCATACATCTTCATTCTGTCCTCCATCTTGAATATTCGTTCCACTACTGGCAAGCGCAAAGCCTTTTCCACTTGTGCGTCTCACCTCACGGTTGTCTTCATTTACTATGGAAATGGGACCTTGAACTATCAGAGGCCAAGCGCTGGTTACTCTTTGGCGACTGGCACTTTGCTCTCCATCATGTTCTGCGTCATCACCCCAATGCTGAACCCCATCATCTACAGCCTCCGCAACAAGGAGGTGAAAGAGGCCCTGAAGAAGGCCACGGAAATCTGGAGGCCATCTGGACACCATCGCTCTCTATGTTAG